A single region of the Mycobacterium lentiflavum genome encodes:
- a CDS encoding cytochrome P450 → MTTEDTLTDTADKAGKTNRYHFDRHTPEYRERFTAITEEMHATCPLAWTDTYDGHWVAAGNREVFELARCPHVSNDHDVTGEGTGYKGITIPTLPQGTGVRGGMLEMDEPEHSAYRSILNPYLSPAAVKRWKPFVDEIVRASIDEKIEGGRIDFVDDLANVVPAVLTLAMMGVPLKKWQLYCEPAHANVYTPADSPDAPRVLEQTMAMGADLFNHLLEIRENPRPGLVDALARLQIDGEPAPDSELLGMLGLIIGGGFDTTTALTAHALEWLGENPEQRELLRRESDTLLDSATEEFLRYFTPAPGDGRTIAADLEIAGTRFKEGDRLWLSWAMANRDPSVFPDPNRLDLGRKNNRHFSFGLGIHRCIGSNVARVVFKSMLTAVLDRMPDYRCDPEGTVHYPTIGVIQGMQHLPATFTPGKRLGSGLDETLDKLQRVCDEQGCARPITEHTAAAVIGD, encoded by the coding sequence GTGACTACGGAAGACACACTGACCGACACGGCAGATAAGGCCGGCAAGACCAACCGTTACCACTTTGATCGGCACACTCCGGAGTACCGCGAACGGTTCACCGCGATCACCGAGGAGATGCATGCCACCTGCCCGCTGGCGTGGACCGACACCTATGACGGACATTGGGTGGCCGCGGGCAACCGGGAAGTCTTCGAGCTCGCTCGATGCCCGCACGTGTCCAACGATCACGACGTGACCGGCGAAGGCACCGGCTATAAGGGCATCACGATTCCCACGCTGCCGCAGGGAACCGGCGTCCGCGGCGGCATGCTCGAGATGGACGAACCCGAGCACTCCGCCTACCGCAGCATCCTCAACCCCTACCTGTCCCCGGCAGCCGTCAAGCGCTGGAAGCCGTTTGTCGACGAGATCGTGCGGGCGAGCATCGACGAGAAAATCGAAGGAGGGCGGATCGACTTCGTCGACGATCTCGCGAACGTCGTGCCCGCCGTCTTGACCCTGGCGATGATGGGCGTTCCGCTGAAGAAGTGGCAGCTCTATTGCGAACCGGCCCACGCCAACGTTTACACCCCCGCCGATTCCCCGGACGCACCAAGGGTTTTGGAGCAAACCATGGCAATGGGGGCGGACCTGTTCAATCACCTCCTCGAGATCCGGGAGAACCCGCGCCCCGGCCTGGTGGATGCGTTGGCAAGACTTCAGATCGACGGCGAACCCGCCCCCGACAGCGAGCTGCTCGGAATGCTCGGCTTGATCATTGGCGGAGGCTTCGACACGACGACCGCGCTGACCGCGCACGCACTCGAATGGCTCGGCGAAAATCCCGAGCAGCGCGAGCTGCTCCGGCGCGAATCGGACACGCTGCTCGACTCGGCGACCGAAGAGTTCCTGCGGTACTTCACGCCTGCTCCGGGCGACGGTCGCACGATCGCCGCCGATCTCGAAATAGCGGGCACACGCTTCAAGGAAGGCGATCGCCTGTGGCTGTCCTGGGCGATGGCCAACCGCGACCCCTCGGTGTTTCCCGATCCGAATCGTTTGGACCTCGGCCGTAAGAACAATCGGCACTTCAGCTTCGGGCTCGGCATCCACCGCTGCATCGGCTCCAATGTCGCGCGCGTGGTGTTCAAGTCGATGCTTACGGCGGTGCTCGACCGGATGCCCGACTACCGCTGCGACCCCGAGGGCACCGTGCACTATCCGACCATCGGCGTGATCCAGGGCATGCAGCACCTGCCGGCCACCTTCACCCCCGGCAAGCGGCTCGGGTCGGGGCTCGACGAGACGCTGGACAAGCTGCAGCGGGTCTGCGACGAACAGGGCTGCGCGCGGCCCATCACCGAGCACACGGCGGCGGCCGTCATCGGCGACTGA
- a CDS encoding DUF3618 domain-containing protein — protein sequence MADRDPEAIKQEIDLARDQLAATVDSLAERANPRRLADDLKIRVIGFVTKPAVVVTLAGVGAIVVVIVVRRVRNR from the coding sequence GTGGCCGACCGGGACCCCGAAGCCATCAAGCAGGAGATCGACCTCGCCCGCGACCAGCTCGCGGCAACCGTCGACTCACTCGCCGAGCGTGCTAACCCTCGCCGTCTTGCCGACGATCTCAAAATCCGGGTGATCGGGTTTGTCACCAAGCCCGCCGTCGTCGTCACTCTGGCCGGTGTCGGTGCGATCGTCGTCGTGATCGTGGTGCGCCGGGTCAGGAACCGCTGA
- the bcp gene encoding thioredoxin-dependent thiol peroxidase, with translation MTETTRLAPGDKAPAFSLPDADGNKVSLADYKGRRVVVYFYPAASTPGCTKQACDFRDSLAELNEAGIDVVGISPDKPEKLAKFRDAEGLTFPLLSDPERKVLTAYGAYGEKQMYGKTVTGVIRSTFVVDEKGKIAVAQYNVKATGHVAKLRRDLSV, from the coding sequence TTGACCGAGACCACGCGGCTGGCGCCGGGCGACAAAGCGCCCGCCTTCAGCCTTCCCGACGCCGACGGAAACAAGGTGTCGCTGGCCGACTACAAGGGACGCCGTGTCGTCGTGTACTTCTACCCGGCGGCCTCGACGCCGGGGTGCACCAAGCAGGCCTGCGACTTCCGCGACAGCCTCGCCGAGCTCAACGAGGCCGGCATCGACGTCGTCGGGATCTCCCCCGACAAGCCGGAGAAGCTCGCCAAGTTCCGCGATGCGGAGGGGCTGACGTTTCCGCTGCTGTCCGATCCCGAGCGCAAGGTGCTGACGGCCTACGGTGCCTACGGCGAAAAGCAGATGTACGGCAAGACGGTCACCGGCGTCATCCGGTCTACCTTCGTCGTCGACGAAAAAGGCAAGATCGCCGTCGCGCAGTACAACGTGAAGGCCACCGGGCACGTCGCCAAGCTAAGACGCGATCTGTCGGTGTAA
- a CDS encoding DUF3556 domain-containing protein, giving the protein MGFIKPNLPVVDLAEWSKLPRAQRIIPMQRHVAENGFGTPLIMHLMYGVKIALYILGGWFFGWCTTGIGGFGDVRTWWSEPIVFQKAVLFTMLFEVVGLGCCFGPLAGRYFPPMGSILYWLRPGTIRLPPWPKRVPLTKGIDRTPFDALLYGALLVLLTMALVSDGSGPIPALGTVIGVLPRWQTIAILAVLAAISLRDKVIFLAARSEVYGPLALAFLFVGTDIVIGAKLVFMVIWLGAATSKITRHFPFVISTMLANNPFLPSGVLKRSLFKRYPDDLRPSALSGFIAHFSTAIEGLVPLALLFSHGGWPTAIAAFVMIVFHLNILLAFPMGVPLEWNVFMIFGVLWLFVAHAQIGLSDLTSPWPIVLFAVITTVVVVGNLFPRKVSFLPGMRYYAGNWDTTVWCVKPAVDDKFRTGSRALGPMQHLQLERLYGSKEETLIPLHLALAFRGMNTHGRALLTLVHRALAGYDEDDYNLCEGEVLCSMVLGWNFGDGHMHNECLIEALQQRCGFQPGDVRVVILDAQPIQRQRQEYRLVDAATGEFERGYIDVDDMVTTQPWADDLPVHVQRSAAADAA; this is encoded by the coding sequence ATGGGGTTCATTAAACCCAACCTGCCCGTCGTCGACCTGGCCGAGTGGAGCAAGTTGCCTCGCGCCCAGCGGATCATCCCGATGCAACGCCATGTCGCCGAGAACGGTTTCGGCACTCCCCTGATCATGCATTTGATGTACGGCGTGAAGATCGCGCTCTACATCCTTGGCGGCTGGTTCTTCGGATGGTGCACCACGGGCATCGGCGGCTTCGGCGACGTCCGCACGTGGTGGTCGGAACCGATTGTGTTCCAGAAGGCCGTGCTGTTCACCATGCTGTTCGAAGTCGTCGGTCTGGGTTGTTGTTTCGGGCCGCTGGCCGGGCGCTACTTCCCGCCGATGGGATCGATCCTGTATTGGCTGCGGCCCGGCACCATCCGGCTGCCCCCCTGGCCGAAGCGAGTGCCGCTGACCAAGGGCATCGACCGGACCCCGTTCGACGCGTTGCTGTACGGCGCGCTGCTGGTATTGCTGACGATGGCACTGGTATCTGACGGGTCCGGCCCAATTCCGGCTCTGGGCACGGTAATTGGCGTGCTGCCGCGGTGGCAGACCATCGCGATCCTCGCGGTGTTGGCCGCAATCAGCCTGCGCGACAAGGTGATCTTCCTGGCCGCCCGCTCCGAGGTGTACGGGCCGCTGGCGCTGGCGTTCCTGTTCGTCGGGACCGACATCGTCATCGGAGCCAAGCTCGTCTTCATGGTGATCTGGCTGGGCGCGGCCACATCGAAGATCACCAGACACTTCCCGTTTGTGATCTCGACAATGTTGGCCAACAATCCGTTCCTGCCCTCGGGCGTGCTCAAGCGATCGCTGTTCAAGCGTTATCCGGACGACCTGAGGCCCAGCGCGTTGTCGGGTTTCATCGCGCACTTCTCCACTGCGATCGAAGGTTTAGTGCCACTAGCGCTGCTCTTCTCCCACGGCGGCTGGCCGACCGCGATCGCCGCGTTCGTGATGATCGTGTTTCACCTGAACATCCTGCTGGCATTTCCGATGGGGGTACCGCTGGAGTGGAACGTGTTCATGATCTTCGGTGTGCTGTGGCTGTTCGTGGCGCACGCACAAATCGGTTTGTCGGACCTGACCAGCCCCTGGCCCATCGTGCTGTTCGCGGTCATCACGACGGTCGTCGTGGTGGGAAACCTGTTCCCGCGCAAGGTTTCATTCCTGCCCGGCATGCGTTACTACGCCGGCAACTGGGACACCACGGTGTGGTGCGTCAAGCCCGCGGTGGACGACAAGTTCCGCACCGGGTCCCGTGCGCTGGGCCCGATGCAGCACCTGCAACTCGAGCGGCTGTACGGCAGCAAGGAGGAGACGCTGATTCCCCTGCACCTCGCGCTGGCGTTCCGCGGCATGAACACCCACGGGCGGGCGCTGCTGACACTGGTGCACCGGGCGCTGGCCGGCTACGACGAGGACGACTACAACCTGTGCGAGGGCGAGGTGCTGTGCTCGATGGTGCTGGGTTGGAACTTCGGCGACGGCCATATGCACAACGAGTGCCTCATCGAGGCGCTCCAGCAGCGCTGCGGCTTCCAGCCCGGCGACGTGCGGGTGGTGATCCTCGACGCGCAGCCCATCCAGCGGCAGCGGCAGGAATATCGGCTGGTGGATGCGGCGACGGGTGAATTCGAGCGAGGCTACATCGACGTCGACGACATGGTCACCACCCAACCGTGGGCCGACGATCTCCCGGTGCACGTGCAGCGCAGCGCCGCAGCCGACGCCGCCTGA
- a CDS encoding MmpS family protein, whose protein sequence is MSLSTAPGAVAAVGDAVGYTVTSDAPLAVVTYYDAAGVMQRLTNQPVPWSFSFMNKDASPTSMFVVTANPTGQKTACTVSVNGTVKDTKSGTGAGEDNMVQCSTIGNP, encoded by the coding sequence GTGTCACTCTCGACCGCGCCGGGCGCGGTGGCCGCGGTGGGCGACGCGGTTGGGTATACCGTGACCTCGGATGCCCCGCTGGCGGTGGTTACGTACTACGACGCAGCGGGCGTCATGCAGAGGCTGACCAATCAGCCGGTCCCGTGGTCTTTCTCGTTTATGAACAAGGACGCCAGCCCCACGTCGATGTTCGTCGTGACCGCGAATCCCACCGGCCAGAAGACGGCATGCACGGTTAGCGTCAACGGAACGGTCAAGGACACCAAGTCCGGCACCGGGGCGGGCGAGGACAACATGGTCCAGTGCTCGACGATCGGTAACCCGTAG